In a genomic window of Brassica rapa cultivar Chiifu-401-42 chromosome A10, CAAS_Brap_v3.01, whole genome shotgun sequence:
- the LOC103845862 gene encoding dnaJ homolog subfamily C member 18, with amino-acid sequence MQTHLLVGPTPIKSCRRFSSAISGDLLPPSFNSCGRESRDLYHHRRRYRDGRSRYQRSRRKTTVISAAYSSSSSWSSAGEQNHYVVLGIARNATQADVKRAYRLLARKFHPDVNKDSKAGELFKSIRCSYEVLSNEATRIQYDRSLKVQENSRFSRVKRHYSTPDTELEDAMKYCYNWSQKRRGSRYERAYGHYSTYPNSHFYSDPPEQEEEEEEEEETAQEQRDSFAKVLKTAFLSMFLLYTLGYLASLTFSTFTALLDKELDMGYKSGFMIAWILGGKGGILLTLCLTFASWLCGKASSSVVVVMVVAMWVGSNLARHAPLPQGALLTLLYMSIKLQVDSR; translated from the exons CACCTCCTGGTGGGTCCCACCCCAATCAAAAGCTGCCGTCGATTCTCATCCGCCATCTCTGGCGATCTCCTCCCTCCGTCGTTCAATTCGTGTGGTCGTGAGTCTCGTGACCTTTACCACCACCGTCGAAGATACCGCGACGGCAGATCTCGGTACCAGCGCAGTCGTCGGAAGACGACTGTTATATCCGCGGcgtactcttcttcttcttcttggtcttCCGCCGGCGAGCAGAACCACTACGTCGTTTTGGGAATCGCTCGCAACGCCACGCAAGCTGACGTCAAGAGAGCTTATCGCTTGCTCGCTCGAAAG TTTCATCCTGATGTTAACAAGGATTCTAAAGCAGGAGAGCTATTCAAGAGCATTCGTTGTTCCTACGAG GTTCTATCTAATGAAGCTACAAGGATTCAGTACGACCGATCACTTAAAGTTCAAGAAAATTCAAGGTTCTCTAGAGTGAAAAGGCACTACAGCACTCCTGACACCGAGCTTGAAGATGCCATGAAGTATTGTTACAACTGGTCCCAGAAAAGACGAGGATCCAGATACGAGAGAGCCTATGGACACTACTCTACATACCCAAACTCACATTTCTACAGTGACCCACccgaacaagaagaagaagaagaagaagaagaagagacggCACAAGAACAGAGAGACTCTTTCGCCAAAGTTCTCAAAACTGCTTTCCTCTCCATGTTTCTTCTCTATACCCTCGGTTACCTCGCATCTCTCACGTTTAGCACGTTCACAGCTTTGCTCGACAAGGAGCTAGACATGGGTTACAAATCCGGGTTCATGATAGCTTGGATACTCGGGGGAAAAGGCGGTATCCTTCTCACTCTCTGCCTTACGTTTGCAAGCTGGCTCTGCGGGAAAGCAAGCAGCAGCGTGGTGGTTGTTATGGTGGTGGCGATGTGGGTTGGGTCCAATTTAGCAAGACATGCTCCTCTTCCACAAGGAGCTCTCCTCACACTCCTCTACATGTCAATCAAGCTTCAAGTCGACTCAAGGTGA